In a single window of the Anguilla rostrata isolate EN2019 chromosome 4, ASM1855537v3, whole genome shotgun sequence genome:
- the LOC135252954 gene encoding AP-1 complex subunit mu-1 isoform X1, whose translation MSASAVYVLDLKGKVLICRNYRGDVDMSEIEHFMPILMDKEEEGTLSPILAHGGVRFMWIKHNNLYLVATSKKNACVSLVFSFLYKIIQVFSEYFKELEEESIRDNFVIIYELMDELMDFGYPQTTDSKILQEYITQEGHKLDTGAPRPPATVTNAVSWRSEGIKYRKNEVFLDVIESVNLLVSANGNVLRSEIVGSIKMRVFLSGMPELRLGLNDKVLFENTGRGKSKSVELEDVKFHQCVRLSRFENDRTISFIPPDGEFELMSYRLNTHVKPLIWIESVIEKHSHSRIEYMIKAKSQFKRRSTANNVEIHIPVPTDADSPKFKTTVGSVKWIPENSEIVWSIKSFPGGKEYLMRAHFGLPSVEAEDKEGKPPISVKFEIPYFTTSGIQVRYLKIIEKSGYQALPWVRYITQNGDYQLRTQ comes from the exons atGTCAGCAAGTGCGGTGTATGTTTTGGATCTAAAGGGCAAG GTCCTCATCTGCCGTAACTACAGAGGAGATGTGGATATGTCCGAGATTGAGCACTTCATGCCCATTCTTATGGACAAGGAGGAAGAGGGTACCTTGTCTCCCATCTTGGCCCATGGAGGAGTACGCTTCATGTGGATCAAGCACAACAACTTGTACC TTGTTGCTACATCCAAGAAAAATGCTTGCGTCTCCTTGGTTTTCTCTTTCCTGTACAAGATAATCCAG GTGTTCTCTGAGTACTtcaaggagctggaggaggagagcatCCGGGACAACTTTGTCATCATCTACGAGCTGATGGACGAGCTGATGGACTTTGGCTATCCCCAGACCACAGACAGCAAGATCCTGCAGGA GTACATCACTCAAGAAGGGCACAAGCTTGACACcggggccccccgcccccccgctacAGTAACCAATGCCGTGTCCTGGAGGTCGGAGGGCATCAAGTACAGGAAAAACGAAGTCTTCCTGGACGTCATCGAGTCGGTCAATCTCCTG GTGAGCGCCAACGGGAACGTGCTGCGCAGCGAGATCGTGGGCTCCATAAAGATGCGCGTGTTCCTGTCGGGAATGCCCGAACTCCGGCTGGGCCTGAACGACAAGGTTCTGTTCGAGAACACCGGCC GAGGGAAGAGCAAGTCTGTGGAGCTGGAGGACGTGAAGTTCCACCAGTGCGTGCGTCTGTCCCGTTTCGAGAACGACCGCACCATCTCCTTCATTCCACCAGATGGAGAGTTTGAGCTCATGTCCTACCGTCTcaacacacat GTGAAGCCATTGATCTGGATCGAGTCTGTGATCGAGAAGCACTCGCATAGCCGAATCGAGTATATGATCAAG gccAAGAGCCAGTTCAAACGGAGGTCGACGGCCAACAACGTGGAGATCCACATTCCGGTCCCCACCGACGCAGACTCGCCCAAGTTCAAGACCACGGTGGGCAGCGTGAAGTGGATACCTGAGAACAGCGAGATCGTCTGGTCCATCAAATCCTTCCCG GGTGGAAAGGAGTACCTGATGCGGGCGCACTTTGGGCTGCCGAGCGTGGAGGCCGAGGACAAGGAAGGAAAACCTCCCATCAGCGTGAAGTTTGAAATCCCTTACTTCACTACCTCTGGAATCCAG GTGCGCTACCTGAAGATCATTGAGAAAAGTGGATATCAGGCCTTGCCATGGGTTCGATACATCACTCAGAACGGAG
- the LOC135252954 gene encoding AP-1 complex subunit mu-1 isoform X2, whose amino-acid sequence MSEIEHFMPILMDKEEEGTLSPILAHGGVRFMWIKHNNLYLVATSKKNACVSLVFSFLYKIIQVFSEYFKELEEESIRDNFVIIYELMDELMDFGYPQTTDSKILQEYITQEGHKLDTGAPRPPATVTNAVSWRSEGIKYRKNEVFLDVIESVNLLVSANGNVLRSEIVGSIKMRVFLSGMPELRLGLNDKVLFENTGRGKSKSVELEDVKFHQCVRLSRFENDRTISFIPPDGEFELMSYRLNTHVKPLIWIESVIEKHSHSRIEYMIKAKSQFKRRSTANNVEIHIPVPTDADSPKFKTTVGSVKWIPENSEIVWSIKSFPGGKEYLMRAHFGLPSVEAEDKEGKPPISVKFEIPYFTTSGIQVRYLKIIEKSGYQALPWVRYITQNGDYQLRTQ is encoded by the exons ATGTCCGAGATTGAGCACTTCATGCCCATTCTTATGGACAAGGAGGAAGAGGGTACCTTGTCTCCCATCTTGGCCCATGGAGGAGTACGCTTCATGTGGATCAAGCACAACAACTTGTACC TTGTTGCTACATCCAAGAAAAATGCTTGCGTCTCCTTGGTTTTCTCTTTCCTGTACAAGATAATCCAG GTGTTCTCTGAGTACTtcaaggagctggaggaggagagcatCCGGGACAACTTTGTCATCATCTACGAGCTGATGGACGAGCTGATGGACTTTGGCTATCCCCAGACCACAGACAGCAAGATCCTGCAGGA GTACATCACTCAAGAAGGGCACAAGCTTGACACcggggccccccgcccccccgctacAGTAACCAATGCCGTGTCCTGGAGGTCGGAGGGCATCAAGTACAGGAAAAACGAAGTCTTCCTGGACGTCATCGAGTCGGTCAATCTCCTG GTGAGCGCCAACGGGAACGTGCTGCGCAGCGAGATCGTGGGCTCCATAAAGATGCGCGTGTTCCTGTCGGGAATGCCCGAACTCCGGCTGGGCCTGAACGACAAGGTTCTGTTCGAGAACACCGGCC GAGGGAAGAGCAAGTCTGTGGAGCTGGAGGACGTGAAGTTCCACCAGTGCGTGCGTCTGTCCCGTTTCGAGAACGACCGCACCATCTCCTTCATTCCACCAGATGGAGAGTTTGAGCTCATGTCCTACCGTCTcaacacacat GTGAAGCCATTGATCTGGATCGAGTCTGTGATCGAGAAGCACTCGCATAGCCGAATCGAGTATATGATCAAG gccAAGAGCCAGTTCAAACGGAGGTCGACGGCCAACAACGTGGAGATCCACATTCCGGTCCCCACCGACGCAGACTCGCCCAAGTTCAAGACCACGGTGGGCAGCGTGAAGTGGATACCTGAGAACAGCGAGATCGTCTGGTCCATCAAATCCTTCCCG GGTGGAAAGGAGTACCTGATGCGGGCGCACTTTGGGCTGCCGAGCGTGGAGGCCGAGGACAAGGAAGGAAAACCTCCCATCAGCGTGAAGTTTGAAATCCCTTACTTCACTACCTCTGGAATCCAG GTGCGCTACCTGAAGATCATTGAGAAAAGTGGATATCAGGCCTTGCCATGGGTTCGATACATCACTCAGAACGGAG